Proteins from one Embleya scabrispora genomic window:
- the hpt gene encoding hypoxanthine phosphoribosyltransferase, producing the protein MDEKDMGADLERVLVTQEEIEAKLVELAERIDEDYRGQDLLLVGVLKGAVMVMADLARAVHSPVKMDWMAVSSYGSGTKSSGVVRILKDLDADIAGRHVLVVEDIIDSGLTLSWMLANLTSRGPASLEVCAFFRKPEAAKVDIPVKYVGFDIPNEFVVGYGLDYAERYRNLPFVGTLAEHVYGGSKPT; encoded by the coding sequence GTGGACGAGAAGGACATGGGCGCCGACCTCGAAAGGGTCCTCGTCACGCAGGAGGAGATCGAGGCGAAGCTCGTCGAGCTCGCCGAGCGGATCGACGAGGACTACCGGGGCCAGGACCTGCTCCTCGTGGGCGTGCTCAAGGGCGCCGTCATGGTGATGGCCGACCTCGCCCGGGCGGTGCACTCGCCGGTCAAGATGGACTGGATGGCGGTGTCCTCCTACGGCTCCGGCACCAAGTCCTCGGGCGTCGTGCGCATCCTCAAGGACCTCGACGCGGACATCGCCGGTCGGCACGTCCTGGTCGTCGAGGACATCATCGACTCGGGCCTGACCCTGTCGTGGATGCTCGCCAACCTCACCTCGCGCGGCCCCGCCTCGCTGGAGGTGTGCGCGTTCTTCCGCAAGCCCGAGGCGGCCAAGGTCGACATCCCGGTCAAGTACGTGGGCTTCGACATCCCCAACGAGTTCGTGGTCGGCTACGGCCTCGACTACGCCGAGCGCTACCGCAATCTGCCGTTCGTGGGCACACTGGCCGAGCACGTATACGGCGGTTCGAAGCCGACCTGA
- the folK gene encoding 2-amino-4-hydroxy-6-hydroxymethyldihydropteridine diphosphokinase encodes MTDTSAARTPREPAPERPAETTAQRAQLSWSRVVLALGSNLGNRLETLQGAIDEIADTPGVTLLRVSPVYETDPVGGPEQGTYFNAVVEVRTLLTPDLILERANSIEEAFQRVRVERWGPRTLDVDVIWFEHVTQDDPRLTLPHPRAHERSFVLAPWHDIDPEAELPGHGPIADLLARVGPAGVHRRDDLELTADR; translated from the coding sequence ATGACCGACACCTCCGCCGCCCGGACCCCGCGCGAGCCGGCCCCGGAGCGTCCCGCCGAAACCACCGCGCAGCGCGCGCAGCTGTCCTGGAGCCGGGTCGTGCTCGCGCTGGGCAGCAACCTGGGCAACCGGCTCGAGACCCTGCAGGGCGCGATCGACGAGATCGCCGACACCCCGGGGGTGACCCTGCTGCGGGTGTCCCCGGTCTACGAGACCGACCCGGTGGGCGGTCCCGAGCAGGGCACCTACTTCAACGCGGTGGTCGAAGTGCGCACGCTGCTCACCCCGGATCTGATCCTGGAGCGCGCCAACTCGATCGAGGAGGCGTTCCAACGGGTCCGGGTCGAGCGCTGGGGACCGCGCACGCTCGACGTGGACGTGATCTGGTTCGAGCACGTGACGCAGGACGACCCGCGGCTGACCCTGCCGCATCCGCGCGCGCACGAGCGTTCGTTCGTGCTCGCGCCCTGGCACGACATCGACCCCGAGGCGGAACTGCCCGGCCACGGCCCGATCGCCGACCTGCTCGCGCGGGTGGGCCCGGCCGGTGTGCACCGTCGTGACGATCTGGAGCTGACCGCAGACCGATGA
- the tilS gene encoding tRNA lysidine(34) synthetase TilS, which produces MGPHPAVAATRVAVRNTLRDLQPGSLVLVACSGGADSLALAAATAFEAPRAGLRAGAITVDHGLQAGSTRRAVDLVARLRELGLTPVEALGVTVGTRGGPEGAARLARYTALDTAARTHGAALVLLGHTLEDQAETVLLGLARGSGARSLAGMPPLTGHYQRPFLDLGRDITRQACVAQDLLPWEDPHNADPAYTRARVRHEVLPVLEKALGPGVSEALARTARLFRDDAEALDQWADRAQADVTSDDGELEVAGLAELPAAVRRRVLRRTAVVAGSPSGALFARHVEAVEKLVISWHGQGPIHLPGGVEIRRRCGRLLFHRPAQS; this is translated from the coding sequence GTGGGACCCCATCCCGCCGTGGCCGCCACCAGGGTGGCCGTCCGCAATACCCTGCGCGACCTGCAACCGGGGAGTCTCGTCCTGGTCGCGTGCAGTGGTGGCGCGGACTCGTTGGCGCTCGCAGCGGCCACCGCGTTCGAGGCCCCGCGCGCGGGGCTGCGGGCCGGCGCCATCACCGTCGACCACGGCCTGCAGGCGGGCTCGACCCGTCGCGCCGTGGACCTGGTCGCCCGGCTGCGCGAGCTGGGCCTGACGCCCGTCGAGGCGCTCGGCGTCACGGTCGGCACCCGGGGCGGCCCCGAGGGCGCCGCGCGCCTGGCCCGATACACCGCCCTGGACACCGCCGCCCGCACCCACGGCGCCGCGCTCGTGCTGCTCGGACACACCCTGGAGGACCAGGCCGAGACCGTCCTGCTCGGGCTGGCCCGGGGCTCCGGCGCCCGGTCCCTCGCGGGCATGCCGCCGCTGACCGGCCACTACCAGCGCCCGTTCCTGGACCTGGGCCGCGACATCACCCGGCAGGCCTGCGTCGCGCAGGACCTGCTGCCCTGGGAGGACCCGCACAACGCCGACCCCGCCTACACCAGGGCGCGGGTGCGGCACGAGGTGCTGCCGGTCCTGGAGAAGGCGCTCGGCCCCGGCGTGTCCGAGGCGCTGGCCCGCACCGCGCGGCTGTTCCGCGACGACGCGGAGGCGCTGGACCAGTGGGCGGACCGGGCCCAGGCCGACGTCACCTCCGACGACGGCGAGCTCGAGGTCGCCGGGTTGGCCGAACTGCCCGCCGCGGTGCGCCGCCGGGTGCTGCGCCGCACCGCGGTCGTCGCGGGCAGCCCGTCCGGCGCGTTGTTCGCGCGCCACGTGGAGGCGGTGGAGAAGCTGGTCATCTCGTGGCACGGCCAGGGCCCCATCCACCTGCCCGGGGGCGTCGAGATACGCAGGCGGTGTGGCAGGCTTCTCTTTCACCGGCCGGCTCAATCCTGA
- a CDS encoding zinc-dependent metalloprotease — MTSGNGADMIDWDLAVATANRLVRPGPDVGRDEARAVVAELRAHAKTSEEHVRAFTGLDAGDNDTPVLVVDRPGWARANVQGFRHVLRPLLDKVEERRETLPGGAALGAVGGKVTGLELGTLLAFLSSRVLGQYETFAPQTPGASGRGPGRLLLVAPNIVQVERELGVDPHDFRLWVCLHEETHRTQFTAVPWLRDHLEQEIHGFLGQTEVDPSAVLGRLREAVSAFAGARRGEGDGDGASLVELVQTPEQREILGRITAVMSLLEGHADFVMDGVGPQVIPTVTEIREKFAERRAQGTGRLDQALRKLLGMDAKLRQYRDGERFVREVVGRVGMEGFNRVWTSPNTLPTKAEVADPGSWVDRVHGRAGTTGEAEAEGPTDAE; from the coding sequence ATGACGAGCGGCAACGGTGCGGACATGATCGATTGGGACCTGGCCGTGGCGACGGCGAACCGGCTCGTGCGGCCGGGACCCGACGTCGGGCGGGACGAGGCACGGGCCGTGGTCGCGGAATTGCGCGCACACGCCAAGACGTCCGAGGAGCACGTACGGGCCTTCACCGGACTCGACGCCGGCGACAACGACACCCCGGTCCTGGTGGTGGACCGACCCGGCTGGGCCCGCGCCAACGTGCAGGGCTTCCGGCACGTATTGCGCCCGCTCCTGGACAAGGTGGAGGAGCGCCGCGAGACGCTGCCGGGCGGCGCGGCCCTGGGCGCGGTGGGCGGCAAGGTGACCGGCCTGGAACTGGGCACCCTGCTGGCGTTCCTGTCCTCGCGCGTGCTCGGCCAGTACGAGACCTTCGCCCCGCAGACCCCGGGCGCGAGCGGACGCGGCCCCGGCCGACTGCTCCTGGTCGCCCCGAACATCGTCCAGGTCGAGCGCGAACTGGGCGTGGATCCACACGACTTCCGGCTGTGGGTGTGCCTGCACGAGGAGACCCACCGCACGCAGTTCACCGCCGTACCGTGGCTGCGCGACCACCTGGAACAGGAGATCCACGGGTTCCTCGGGCAGACCGAGGTGGATCCGTCCGCCGTGCTCGGCCGGTTGCGCGAGGCGGTCTCCGCGTTCGCCGGCGCGCGCCGCGGCGAGGGCGACGGTGACGGCGCCTCGCTGGTCGAACTGGTCCAAACACCCGAGCAGCGCGAGATCCTGGGCCGGATCACCGCGGTGATGTCGCTCCTGGAGGGGCACGCCGACTTCGTGATGGACGGGGTCGGACCGCAGGTCATCCCCACCGTCACCGAGATCCGGGAGAAGTTCGCCGAGCGCCGCGCGCAGGGCACCGGGCGGCTGGACCAGGCACTGCGCAAGCTGCTCGGGATGGACGCGAAGCTGCGCCAGTACCGCGACGGCGAGCGGTTCGTGCGCGAGGTCGTCGGGCGGGTCGGCATGGAGGGCTTCAACCGGGTGTGGACGTCGCCGAACACCCTGCCCACCAAGGCCGAGGTGGCCGACCCGGGCTCCTGGGTGGACCGGGTGCACGGCAGGGCGGGCACGACCGGCGAGGCCGAAGCCGAGGGACCGACCGACGCGGAGTGA
- the ftsH gene encoding ATP-dependent zinc metalloprotease FtsH produces the protein MDVKRYFRGPVMWIALAVIAVILLMQLVSSSSGFKGVDTGKAIQAIQNDQVKSAKLIGGNDQSLELTLIPGVKVDKHNKIKTSYIDEQGVEIQRLLQSKYEQGKIQDSYTVKLSKQSTIVSILFSLLPFVLIVVVFLFLMNQMQGGGSRVMNFGKSKAKLISKDTPKTTFADVAGADEAVEELHEIKEFLQEPAKFQAVGAKIPKGVLLYGPPGTGKTLLARAVAGEAGVPFYSISGSDFVEMFVGVGASRVRDLFEQAKANAPAIVFVDEIDAVGRHRGAGMGGGHDEREQTLNQLLVEMDGFDVKGGVILIAATNRPDILDPALLRPGRFDRQIAVDRPDMQGRWDILKVHAKGKPVTEDIDLKAVARRTPGFTGADLANVLNEAALLTARSDAKLIDALAMDEAIDRVVAGPQKRTRIMSDKEKKITAYHEGGHALVAHALPNTDPVHKITILSRGRALGYTMVLPEEDKYSTTRNEMLDQLAYMLGGRAAEELVFHDPTTGASDDIEKATGLARSMVTQYGMTERLGAIKFGNDGAEPFLGREMGHQRDYSEEVAAIVDEEVKRFIETAHNEAWEILVENRDVLDNLVLELLEKETLDKAQVAEIFAPVTKRPARPAWTGSSRRQPSSRPPVMTPRELTLSGGGSDNGILNGGATSATGTTTASGGAVTHPEPPSDSPEN, from the coding sequence ATGGACGTCAAGCGCTATTTCCGCGGGCCGGTCATGTGGATCGCGCTGGCCGTCATTGCTGTGATCCTCCTGATGCAGCTCGTCTCCTCTTCGAGCGGCTTCAAGGGTGTCGACACCGGCAAGGCGATCCAGGCGATCCAGAACGACCAGGTCAAGTCAGCCAAGCTCATCGGCGGCAACGATCAGTCACTCGAGCTCACCCTGATCCCCGGGGTGAAGGTCGACAAGCACAACAAGATCAAGACCTCCTACATCGACGAGCAGGGCGTGGAGATCCAGCGCCTGCTCCAGTCGAAGTACGAGCAGGGCAAGATCCAGGACTCGTACACGGTCAAGCTCAGCAAGCAGAGCACGATCGTCAGCATCCTGTTCTCCCTGCTGCCGTTCGTGCTCATCGTCGTGGTCTTCCTGTTCCTGATGAATCAGATGCAGGGCGGCGGCTCCCGAGTGATGAACTTCGGGAAGTCCAAGGCCAAGCTGATCTCCAAGGACACGCCGAAGACGACCTTCGCCGACGTGGCGGGTGCCGACGAGGCGGTCGAGGAACTGCACGAGATCAAGGAGTTCCTCCAGGAGCCCGCCAAGTTCCAGGCGGTCGGCGCGAAGATCCCCAAGGGTGTGCTGCTCTACGGCCCGCCCGGAACCGGCAAGACCCTGCTCGCCCGCGCGGTCGCGGGTGAGGCGGGCGTGCCGTTCTACTCGATCTCCGGTTCCGACTTCGTCGAGATGTTCGTCGGTGTCGGTGCCTCCCGGGTGCGCGACCTCTTCGAACAGGCCAAGGCCAACGCGCCGGCGATCGTCTTCGTCGACGAGATCGACGCGGTCGGTCGACACCGCGGCGCGGGCATGGGCGGCGGCCACGACGAACGCGAGCAGACGCTCAACCAGCTGCTGGTCGAGATGGACGGCTTCGACGTCAAGGGCGGCGTGATCCTGATCGCCGCGACCAACCGGCCCGACATCCTGGACCCCGCGCTGCTGCGCCCGGGCCGCTTCGACCGGCAGATCGCGGTCGACCGCCCCGACATGCAGGGCCGCTGGGACATCCTCAAGGTGCACGCCAAGGGCAAGCCGGTCACCGAGGACATCGACCTCAAGGCCGTCGCCCGGCGCACCCCCGGCTTCACGGGTGCCGACCTGGCCAACGTGCTGAACGAGGCGGCGCTGCTCACCGCCCGCTCCGACGCCAAGCTGATCGACGCGTTGGCGATGGACGAGGCGATCGACCGGGTCGTGGCCGGGCCGCAAAAGCGCACCCGGATCATGAGCGACAAGGAAAAGAAGATCACCGCGTACCACGAGGGCGGCCACGCCCTGGTGGCCCACGCGCTGCCGAACACCGACCCCGTGCACAAGATCACCATCCTGTCCCGGGGCCGGGCGCTCGGCTACACCATGGTCCTGCCGGAAGAGGACAAGTACTCCACCACCCGCAACGAGATGCTCGACCAGCTCGCCTACATGCTGGGCGGGCGCGCGGCGGAGGAACTGGTCTTCCACGACCCGACCACCGGCGCCTCGGACGACATCGAGAAGGCCACCGGCCTGGCCCGCTCGATGGTGACCCAGTACGGCATGACCGAGCGGCTGGGCGCGATCAAGTTCGGCAACGACGGTGCCGAGCCCTTCCTGGGTCGTGAAATGGGTCACCAGCGCGACTACTCCGAAGAGGTCGCGGCTATCGTCGACGAAGAGGTCAAGCGGTTCATCGAGACCGCCCACAACGAAGCGTGGGAGATCCTCGTCGAGAACCGCGACGTGCTGGACAACCTGGTGCTGGAGCTGTTGGAGAAGGAGACCCTGGACAAGGCCCAGGTCGCCGAGATCTTCGCACCGGTCACCAAGCGTCCGGCCCGCCCGGCGTGGACCGGCTCCAGTCGGCGTCAGCCGTCCAGCCGGCCCCCCGTGATGACGCCCCGCGAGCTCACGCTCTCCGGCGGCGGCAGCGACAATGGGATTCTCAACGGCGGCGCGACCTCCGCGACGGGCACCACGACGGCGTCCGGTGGGGCGGTAACGCACCCCGAACCGCCGTCCGATTCTCCGGAGAACTGA
- the folE gene encoding GTP cyclohydrolase I FolE encodes MTIDPVTFDGRPAVGEFDQDRAERAVRELLLAVGENPDREGLKDTPARVARSYREIFAGLRQEPEDVLTTTFDLGHDELVLVKDIEVYSTCEHHLVTFHGVAHVGYIPSEDGQITGLSKLARLVDVYAKRPQVQERLTTQIADALVNILRPRGVIVVVECEHLCMTMRGIRKPGARTLTSAVRGQLLNAATRAEAMSLILSR; translated from the coding sequence GTGACGATCGACCCGGTCACCTTCGACGGCCGTCCCGCCGTGGGTGAATTCGACCAGGATCGCGCCGAGCGCGCGGTTCGGGAGCTGCTGCTCGCGGTCGGGGAGAACCCCGACCGCGAGGGCCTCAAGGACACCCCGGCGCGGGTGGCCAGGTCGTACCGGGAGATCTTCGCGGGACTCCGGCAGGAGCCGGAGGACGTGCTGACCACGACCTTCGACCTCGGCCACGACGAACTGGTCCTGGTCAAGGACATCGAGGTCTACAGCACCTGCGAGCACCACCTGGTCACCTTCCACGGCGTCGCCCACGTGGGCTACATCCCGTCGGAGGACGGCCAGATCACCGGCCTGTCCAAGCTGGCCCGCCTGGTCGACGTCTACGCCAAGCGGCCGCAGGTGCAGGAGCGGCTGACCACGCAGATCGCCGACGCGCTGGTGAACATCCTGCGCCCGCGCGGGGTGATCGTGGTGGTCGAGTGCGAGCACCTGTGCATGACCATGCGCGGCATACGCAAGCCGGGTGCGCGCACGCTCACCTCGGCCGTACGCGGCCAGTTGTTGAACGCTGCCACCCGGGCCGAGGCGATGAGCCTGATCCTGAGCCGGTAG
- a CDS encoding nuclear transport factor 2 family protein, translated as MNPIDDQTSPEADAVREVNLALWTAVEEGDIDALGAIWADGADAPSVTCVHPGWPALHGRAEILRSYALIMANTAYVQFFLTDVEVKLAGEVAVLSCTANMLTGMAEEDGGDETGFAGGRAVVTNVFRRTPAGWRLWLHHASPVMAEVDAEEEI; from the coding sequence ATGAACCCGATCGACGACCAGACGTCGCCCGAGGCGGACGCGGTACGTGAGGTCAACCTCGCGCTGTGGACGGCCGTCGAGGAGGGCGACATCGACGCCCTCGGCGCGATCTGGGCCGACGGCGCCGACGCGCCGAGCGTGACCTGTGTGCATCCGGGCTGGCCCGCGCTGCACGGACGCGCGGAGATTCTGCGCTCCTACGCGCTGATCATGGCCAATACCGCGTACGTGCAGTTCTTCCTGACCGACGTCGAGGTCAAGCTGGCCGGTGAGGTCGCGGTGTTGTCCTGCACGGCCAACATGCTGACCGGGATGGCCGAGGAGGACGGCGGCGACGAGACGGGCTTCGCCGGGGGCCGCGCGGTGGTCACCAACGTCTTCCGGCGCACCCCCGCGGGTTGGCGCCTGTGGCTGCACCACGCGTCCCCGGTGATGGCGGAGGTCGACGCCGAAGAGGAGATCTGA
- the folB gene encoding dihydroneopterin aldolase, with the protein MDRVSLRGLKARGNHGVFAKEREEGQTFVVDVVLGVDTRPAAQADDLTLTVHYGEVAEDVVGVVQGDAVDLIETLAQRIADVCLARPLVQEVEVIVHKPDAPITVPFDDVTVTIVRGRDR; encoded by the coding sequence CTGGACCGCGTCTCGCTGCGGGGGCTGAAGGCCCGCGGCAACCATGGAGTGTTCGCGAAGGAACGCGAAGAGGGCCAGACGTTCGTGGTCGACGTCGTGCTCGGAGTGGACACCCGGCCGGCCGCGCAGGCCGACGACCTCACGCTCACGGTCCACTACGGCGAGGTCGCCGAGGACGTGGTCGGCGTGGTCCAGGGCGACGCGGTGGACCTGATCGAGACACTGGCCCAGCGGATCGCCGACGTGTGCCTGGCCCGGCCGCTGGTGCAGGAGGTGGAAGTGATCGTGCACAAGCCCGACGCCCCGATCACCGTCCCGTTCGACGACGTCACGGTGACCATCGTGCGGGGACGCGACCGATGA
- a CDS encoding DUF3180 domain-containing protein, whose product MKPTRPLVLLALALGAGGIAYAGIDLWDSRGTPPVVPILAPIVLLCLAAVALATALSLRSRLKAQRERRPNARAVDPLVAARAVVFAKAGSLVGALVVGLYGGYALYLSHFLEVTERSAQAQRCAFAVGAGVLLVGGCLFLERILRVPEDPEDK is encoded by the coding sequence ATGAAGCCCACGCGCCCGCTCGTCCTGCTCGCCCTCGCGCTGGGGGCGGGCGGCATCGCGTATGCCGGAATCGACCTGTGGGACTCGCGCGGGACACCGCCCGTGGTCCCGATCCTGGCGCCCATCGTGCTGTTGTGCCTGGCCGCGGTCGCGCTGGCCACCGCGTTGTCCCTGCGCTCGCGGCTGAAGGCGCAGCGCGAGCGGCGCCCGAACGCGCGCGCGGTGGACCCGCTGGTCGCCGCGCGAGCGGTGGTCTTCGCCAAGGCGGGCTCGCTGGTCGGCGCCCTCGTGGTGGGTCTGTACGGCGGCTACGCGCTCTACCTCTCGCACTTCCTGGAGGTCACCGAGCGCTCCGCACAGGCCCAGCGGTGCGCCTTCGCGGTGGGTGCGGGCGTGCTCCTGGTCGGCGGGTGCCTGTTCCTGGAGCGCATACTGCGCGTGCCCGAGGACCCCGAGGACAAGTGA
- the folP gene encoding dihydropteroate synthase: MTATTGPRHRAPDRPPRVRGLPEFGRCAVMGVVNVTPDSFSDGGLWFDAKAAITRGLTLIEQGADLIDVGGESTRPGAGRVDADEELRRVVPVVRELAAAGAVVSVDTTRVEVASAAVAAGARLVNDVSGGLADPAMAAYVAESEVPVVVMHWRGHSRGMQEQAVYSDVVAEVRAELAERMDKVVSAGVHPDAIVLDPGLGFAKTAEHNWPLLAHLDALHDLGRPLLVAASRKTFLGRLLAAEDGTLRPPRGRDDATAAVSALAAAAGAWAVRVHEVPASLDAVKVAAAWQEAR, from the coding sequence ATGACAGCGACGACCGGCCCGCGCCACCGGGCTCCCGACCGCCCGCCGAGGGTGCGCGGCCTGCCCGAGTTCGGCCGGTGCGCGGTCATGGGTGTGGTCAATGTGACCCCCGATTCGTTCTCCGACGGCGGCCTCTGGTTCGACGCGAAGGCCGCGATCACGCGCGGGCTCACGCTGATCGAACAGGGGGCCGACCTGATCGACGTGGGCGGCGAGTCCACCCGCCCGGGGGCCGGTCGGGTGGACGCCGACGAGGAACTGCGTCGGGTCGTGCCGGTGGTGCGCGAGCTGGCCGCGGCCGGCGCGGTGGTCAGCGTGGACACCACCCGGGTCGAGGTGGCGAGCGCGGCGGTGGCGGCCGGTGCCCGGCTGGTCAACGACGTCAGCGGCGGGCTCGCGGACCCGGCGATGGCCGCCTACGTGGCCGAGAGCGAAGTGCCCGTCGTGGTCATGCATTGGCGCGGACACTCGCGGGGGATGCAGGAGCAGGCGGTCTACTCCGACGTGGTCGCCGAGGTGCGCGCCGAACTCGCCGAGCGGATGGACAAGGTGGTCTCGGCCGGGGTACACCCCGACGCGATCGTGCTCGACCCCGGCCTGGGCTTCGCCAAGACGGCCGAACACAACTGGCCACTGCTCGCCCACCTGGACGCGCTGCACGACCTGGGCCGTCCGCTGCTGGTGGCCGCGTCCCGCAAGACCTTCCTGGGCCGGCTGCTCGCCGCCGAGGACGGCACACTGCGCCCGCCCCGCGGGCGCGACGACGCGACGGCCGCGGTCTCCGCGCTGGCCGCCGCCGCGGGCGCGTGGGCCGTCCGTGTGCACGAGGTGCCCGCTTCGCTCGACGCGGTCAAGGTGGCGGCTGCCTGGCAGGAGGCCCGATGA
- the dacB gene encoding D-alanyl-D-alanine carboxypeptidase/D-alanyl-D-alanine endopeptidase, whose product MRSKAIAAALAAVLLAVLVTLVHGSWKGERLGARADDGSGRVAATAAPPVLVPVSGDPAGATPTEAGIRAVLEPLGRTTALGAPPAVAVVDALTGRLLYGANQDRAATPASTTKITTAVAALTAPGPDHRITTRVVPGPTPGTIVLVGGGDPTLTALDGRQYSGYQPARLSDLAAATAAALKASGTTQVKLQYDTSLYTGPALHAIGVNENIAPVVSLMVDEGRVDPTVVGKESNRVPSPGVDAAKKFATMLKTAGVTVDGAPTPGTAPGGGAPELASVQSPPLSAIVEQMLTVSDNDLAEALLRQVAIAKGQPASFQGGTAAARQVLEGLGVTYGASNLKDGSGLDKENRLTPLTLVQTLSTAASGTHPELRRALTGLPIAGFTGTLTDRYGPNSGAADAAGVVRAKTGSLTGVSTLSGLVRDRDGRLLAFAILADRFTGDPDPARAAIDRMAAALADCGCGTAG is encoded by the coding sequence ATGAGGAGCAAAGCGATCGCCGCGGCGTTGGCGGCCGTGCTGCTGGCCGTGCTCGTGACCCTCGTCCACGGATCGTGGAAGGGCGAGCGACTGGGCGCCCGGGCCGACGACGGCTCCGGTCGGGTCGCCGCGACGGCCGCGCCGCCCGTGCTCGTGCCGGTGTCCGGGGACCCGGCCGGAGCGACTCCGACCGAGGCCGGCATCCGGGCCGTGCTCGAGCCGCTGGGCCGTACGACCGCGCTCGGCGCGCCGCCCGCGGTCGCGGTCGTCGACGCGCTGACCGGACGCCTCCTGTACGGCGCCAACCAGGACCGCGCGGCGACGCCCGCGTCCACCACCAAGATCACCACGGCGGTGGCCGCGCTCACCGCGCCCGGCCCCGACCACCGGATCACCACCCGCGTGGTGCCCGGTCCGACGCCGGGCACCATCGTCCTGGTCGGCGGCGGAGACCCCACGCTGACCGCGCTCGACGGCCGGCAGTACAGCGGCTATCAGCCCGCGCGCCTGTCCGACCTCGCGGCGGCGACTGCGGCGGCGCTCAAGGCGAGCGGGACCACCCAGGTCAAGCTCCAATACGACACCTCGCTCTACACCGGCCCCGCGCTGCACGCGATCGGCGTCAACGAGAACATCGCCCCCGTGGTGTCGCTGATGGTCGACGAGGGCCGGGTGGACCCGACGGTGGTCGGCAAGGAGAGCAACCGGGTGCCCTCCCCGGGCGTCGACGCGGCGAAGAAGTTCGCCACGATGCTCAAGACCGCGGGCGTCACGGTCGACGGCGCGCCGACCCCCGGCACCGCGCCCGGCGGCGGCGCGCCCGAACTCGCCTCCGTACAGTCCCCGCCCCTGTCCGCCATCGTCGAGCAGATGCTCACCGTCAGCGACAACGACCTGGCCGAGGCGCTGCTGCGGCAGGTCGCGATCGCCAAGGGGCAGCCCGCGAGCTTCCAGGGCGGCACCGCCGCGGCCCGGCAGGTCCTGGAGGGCCTGGGCGTGACCTACGGCGCCTCCAACCTCAAGGACGGCAGCGGCCTGGACAAGGAGAACCGGCTCACCCCGCTGACCCTCGTACAGACCCTCTCGACCGCCGCGTCCGGCACCCACCCCGAACTGCGCCGGGCGCTGACCGGACTGCCGATCGCGGGCTTCACCGGCACGCTGACCGATCGGTACGGGCCGAACAGCGGCGCCGCCGACGCGGCCGGCGTGGTCCGGGCCAAGACCGGCTCGCTGACCGGGGTCAGCACGCTGTCCGGCCTGGTACGCGACCGGGACGGCCGACTGCTCGCCTTCGCGATACTGGCCGACCGCTTCACCGGCGACCCCGATCCGGCCCGCGCCGCGATCGACCGGATGGCCGCGGCGCTGGCCGACTGCGGCTGCGGCACCGCCGGCTGA